One part of the Dioscorea cayenensis subsp. rotundata cultivar TDr96_F1 chromosome 2, TDr96_F1_v2_PseudoChromosome.rev07_lg8_w22 25.fasta, whole genome shotgun sequence genome encodes these proteins:
- the LOC120273155 gene encoding uncharacterized protein LOC120273155: MAEALYAFCSPTINFSEKDLLLGISNHNRPLYVSRSCDGTRVNLILIDSGSSVNLITLKTLHTLALETYHLLAEKIFVQGFNQHNQKALGSITLPLKIGKLTSDVKFHVINTDASYRALLGRPWLHENYVVPSTLHQCLKYMKDDDVYNIDGEIQPFGVHEINYKDARYFVDTPKGGKLSAAKDDVLMKVTKTTKLTQKKVWFLPLKLHFGSDTEPLEEKKFMKTYKSLTHLLVVTRGTGILEVMVLTEKKLYSYQFKKKKKMMIKFWLKALFMLQEYRRAFTKALDELHVNLVERLITFYVPSRHQEERGILFYKSDPNKSNAEDILMSKAMEYEEPWPLRIPDYYPPKLRKLIKQAGISLKHSKDRHILFEGLWRPFKIAVQGQGLSKKGLGFQDEQVYECRMVPPVEGSDTRDEDPVEHVLDNHLVKDIKLKDAPPKFEDGGQATIDELVDINLGSEDDPKHTFLSGQLTQEEKEAILSILAEYIDCFAWSYKEM; encoded by the coding sequence TAATCCTCATTGATTCAGGGTCATCAGTAAATCTGATAACACTAAAGACTTTGCATACCTTGGCTTTGGAGACATATCACCTATTGGCTGAAAAGATCTTTGTCCAAGGCTTTAACCAGCATAATCAAAAAGCCCTTGGGTCAATTACTCTCCCTTTAAAAATTGGAAAGTTGACATCAGACGTGAAGTTTCATGTCATCAACACTGATGCTTCCTATAGAGCATTGTTGGGAAGACCATGGCTACATGAAAACTATGTGGTTCCTTCCACTTTGCATCAATGTTTGAAATAtatgaaggatgatgatgtatacAATATAGATGGAGAGATCCAACCATTTGGTGTGCATGAAATCAACTATAAGGATGCACGGTATTTTGTGGATACACCAAAAGGGGGCAAGCTTTCTGCAGCCAAAGATGATGTCCTTATGAAAGTCACTAAAACTACCAAGCTCACTCAGAAGAAGGTTTGGTTTTTGCCTTTGAAACTGCACTTTGGAAGTGACACGGAGcctttagaagaaaaaaagttcATGAAGACATACAAATCGCTCACTCACTTGCTCGTCGTCACAAGAGGAACTGGCATTTTGGAAGTGATGGTTCTGACAGAGAAGAAGCTTTATTCCTAccaatttaaaaagaagaagaagatgatgataaagtTCTGGTTGAAAGCTCTCTTCATGTTACAAGAATACCGGAGGGCCTTCACAAAAGCTCTTGATGAGTTGCATGTTAACTTGGTAGAACGGCTCATCACCTTCTATGTGCCTTCTCGCCATCAAGAGGAGAGAGGGATTCTCTTTTATAAGTCTGATCCAAATAAGTCTAATGCTGAAGATATTTTGATGAGCAAAGCAATGGAATATGAAGAACCTTGGCCTTTGAGGATTCCAGATTACTATCCTCCTAagctaagaaaattaataaagcaAGCTGGAATTAGTTTGAAGCATTCGAAAGACAGGCATATTCTCTTTGAGGGACTTTGGCGCCCTTTTAAGATTGCTGTGCAAGGTCAAGGCTTAAGCAAAAAGGGtcttgggtttcaagatgagcaAGTATATGAATGTCGCATGGTACCACCTGTTGAAGGGTCGGATACAAGGGATGAAGATCCAGTTGAACACGTATTAGATAATCACCTCGTcaaagatataaaattgaagGACGCACCCCCTAAATTTGAAGATGGAGGGCAAGcgacaattgatgagttggtggacatcaacttgggaagtgaggaTGATCCTAAACACACTTTCTTAAGTGGACAACTaactcaagaagagaaagaagccattcTAAGCATCCTTGCAGAGTATATTGATTGTTTTGCATGGAGCTATAAGGAGATGTAA